Proteins encoded within one genomic window of Streptomyces profundus:
- a CDS encoding helix-turn-helix transcriptional regulator, translating into MLDAAGLSVDEEAVYRLLVTVWSATADEVAGRVGRPVGEAAEVLALLERRGLAHRVEHPAGAYSASPPDVALLPELQRRSVALDRARAAVTDLLDTYRDTLRRHDPGQLIEVVTGAEALRRRIHQVQSDARHEMLWFCKAQYVAMSSESNTTEFEALARGVRYRVLYERAYFDGAGAVDSLVAGVRAGEEARSVPALPLRMAIADRELAICPLVPGGPQGSPEQPTAAVVRGSSLLEALLALFERSWEHGVPLRVDASGALRGTTDDADGERLSASDRHLLSLLVAGVTDKAIASQLRLSQRTVQRRVQGLMVVTGAATRMQLAWLAARKGLI; encoded by the coding sequence ATGCTGGACGCGGCGGGACTCTCGGTGGACGAGGAGGCCGTCTACCGCCTGTTGGTGACGGTGTGGTCGGCCACCGCGGACGAGGTCGCCGGGCGCGTCGGACGCCCGGTCGGCGAGGCGGCCGAGGTGTTGGCCCTGCTGGAGCGCCGGGGGTTGGCGCACCGCGTCGAGCATCCCGCCGGGGCCTACTCGGCCAGCCCGCCCGATGTCGCCCTGCTGCCGGAACTCCAGCGCAGGTCCGTCGCGTTGGACCGGGCGCGGGCCGCCGTCACGGATCTGCTGGACACCTACCGCGACACGCTGCGCCGGCACGACCCGGGCCAGCTGATCGAGGTGGTGACGGGCGCCGAGGCGCTGCGGAGGCGCATCCACCAGGTGCAGAGCGACGCGCGCCACGAGATGCTCTGGTTCTGCAAGGCGCAGTATGTGGCGATGTCGTCGGAGAGCAACACGACGGAGTTCGAGGCGCTGGCGCGCGGGGTGCGGTACCGGGTGCTCTACGAGCGGGCGTACTTCGACGGCGCAGGCGCGGTGGACAGCCTGGTCGCGGGGGTACGCGCGGGCGAGGAGGCGCGTTCGGTGCCGGCGCTGCCGCTGCGGATGGCCATCGCCGACCGGGAGTTGGCGATCTGCCCGCTGGTGCCCGGCGGCCCGCAGGGCAGCCCCGAGCAGCCGACGGCCGCGGTGGTCAGGGGCAGCAGCCTGCTTGAGGCGCTGCTCGCGCTCTTCGAACGCTCCTGGGAGCACGGTGTCCCGCTGCGGGTCGACGCCTCGGGCGCGCTCCGCGGGACCACGGACGACGCGGACGGGGAGCGTCTTTCGGCCAGTGACCGGCATCTGCTGTCGCTACTGGTCGCCGGGGTCACGGACAAGGCCATCGCCAGCCAGCTGCGGCTCAGCCAGCGGACGGTGCAGCGGCGGGTACAGGGCCTGATGGTGGTGACGGGGGCCGCGACGAGGATGCAACTGGCCTGGCTGGCGGCCCGCAAGGGCCTGATCTGA